A DNA window from Leptolyngbya sp. SIO1E4 contains the following coding sequences:
- a CDS encoding NAD(P)H-quinone oxidoreductase subunit 5 — protein MEAIYEYAWLVPVLPLVGAAIVGVGLISYSQTTSTLRRPSAVFIVSLTGAAMVLSFLLFFSQLQGHDAYTRTIEWASAGDFRLTMGYTLDHLASLMLVIVTTVAFLVMVYTDGYMAHDPGYVRFYAYLSLFSSSMLGLVISPNLLQVYVFWELVGMCSYLLIGFWYERKAAADACQKAFIVNRVGDFGLLLGMLAIFWATGSFEFEVMGDRLTELVANGSLTASLVSIFAILVFLGPVAKSAQFPLHVWLPDAMEGPTPISALIHAATMVAAGVFLVARMFPVFEELPTVMSVVAWTGAFTAFMGASIAITQNDIKKGLAYSTMSQLGYMVMAMGVGAYGAGLFHLMTHAYFKAMLFLGSGSVIHGMEEVVGHDAVLAQDMRLMGGLRKYMPITALTFLIGTLAICGIPPFAGFWSKDEILGSTFAASPVLWAVGWLTAGITAFYMFRMYFSTFEGEFRGTDKGIQLQLKREQLMAMGASLGPGAMNPQELTLEADKHDDPEHHHCETPHESPLSMTFPLVMLAVPSILIGLVGTPFMNYFEAFIHPPGEMVEALPPLSESLETFDWHEFLLMGGSSVGIGLIGITLAVLMYRTKKVDPAAIADSIKPLYQLSKNKWYIDEIYDVVFVKGCRNLAKQVLEVDIRIVDGVVNLAGFVTLITGEGLKYLENGRAQFYALIVFGAVLGLVLLSGIT, from the coding sequence TGGTGCTGTCCTTTTTGCTGTTCTTCAGCCAGTTACAAGGACACGACGCTTACACTCGCACCATTGAGTGGGCATCAGCCGGAGATTTTCGCTTAACGATGGGATATACCCTCGATCACCTGGCATCGTTGATGCTAGTGATCGTGACGACGGTTGCGTTTTTGGTCATGGTTTACACCGATGGCTACATGGCGCATGACCCAGGCTACGTTCGCTTCTACGCATATTTGAGCTTGTTTAGTTCTTCGATGTTGGGGCTGGTGATTAGCCCTAACCTATTACAGGTCTATGTGTTTTGGGAGCTAGTGGGTATGTGTTCTTACCTACTCATTGGTTTCTGGTACGAGCGTAAGGCAGCTGCAGACGCTTGCCAAAAGGCGTTTATTGTTAACCGGGTGGGTGACTTTGGGCTGCTATTAGGGATGCTGGCAATCTTTTGGGCTACCGGCAGCTTTGAGTTTGAGGTGATGGGCGATCGCCTCACGGAACTGGTTGCCAATGGGAGCCTGACCGCAAGCTTGGTCTCTATTTTTGCCATCTTGGTCTTTCTGGGGCCAGTGGCAAAGTCTGCCCAGTTTCCTCTACATGTCTGGCTGCCTGACGCGATGGAAGGCCCAACTCCAATTTCTGCTCTCATCCACGCAGCAACGATGGTGGCAGCTGGGGTTTTTCTGGTAGCCCGCATGTTCCCAGTTTTTGAAGAGCTCCCCACTGTAATGAGTGTGGTTGCTTGGACAGGGGCCTTTACGGCTTTCATGGGAGCCAGTATCGCGATTACCCAAAATGACATCAAGAAAGGATTGGCCTATTCCACCATGTCCCAGCTAGGCTATATGGTCATGGCGATGGGCGTTGGAGCTTACGGGGCTGGCTTATTTCACTTGATGACCCATGCTTATTTCAAAGCCATGCTGTTTTTGGGATCCGGCTCAGTCATCCACGGAATGGAGGAGGTTGTAGGACATGATGCGGTTTTAGCGCAAGATATGCGTCTGATGGGCGGCCTACGGAAATATATGCCCATCACAGCCCTCACTTTCTTGATAGGAACCTTAGCAATCTGTGGTATTCCGCCGTTTGCTGGTTTCTGGTCTAAGGACGAAATCTTAGGATCTACTTTTGCTGCCAGTCCAGTCCTTTGGGCAGTGGGTTGGCTCACCGCTGGGATCACCGCCTTCTATATGTTCCGAATGTACTTCTCTACATTTGAAGGGGAATTCCGCGGCACGGACAAAGGCATTCAGCTACAGCTAAAACGGGAGCAGCTGATGGCGATGGGGGCTTCCTTAGGGCCTGGAGCCATGAACCCTCAAGAGCTGACTTTAGAGGCAGACAAACATGATGATCCTGAACATCATCACTGCGAGACGCCTCACGAGTCGCCCTTATCAATGACCTTTCCCCTTGTCATGCTGGCAGTGCCGTCGATTCTGATTGGCTTGGTGGGCACCCCATTTATGAACTATTTTGAGGCATTCATCCATCCGCCTGGAGAGATGGTTGAGGCCCTGCCACCTTTGTCTGAGTCATTGGAAACTTTTGACTGGCATGAGTTTCTGCTGATGGGCGGATCTTCCGTCGGGATTGGCCTGATTGGGATCACCCTGGCAGTCTTGATGTACCGCACTAAAAAGGTTGACCCAGCCGCGATCGCTGACAGCATCAAACCCTTGTACCAACTCTCTAAGAACAAGTGGTATATCGATGAGATTTATGATGTTGTCTTTGTCAAAGGCTGCCGCAACCTCGCAAAGCAGGTGCTTGAAGTAGACATCCGCATCGTGGATGGCGTTGTTAACCTAGCGGGCTTTGTCACGCTGATTACCGGGGAAGGATTAAAGTACCTAGAAAACGGGCGCGCTCAGTTCTACGCCTTGATTGTGTTCGGTGCAGTTCTTGGGCTAGTGCTGTTGTCAGGCATAACGTAG
- a CDS encoding NAD(P)H-quinone oxidoreductase subunit 4, with amino-acid sequence MELAQFPWLTVTVLLPITAALLIPFIPDKDGRTVRWYALTVGLIDFVLLVAAFYLEYDFSGSGLQLVESYTWVSQLDLKWSVGADGLSMPLILLTGFITTLAILASWPVTLKPKLFYFLMLAMYSGQLGVFAVQDMLLFFFMWELELIPVYLLLSIWGGKKRLYAATKFILYTAGGSLFILVAALAMAFYGDAVTFDMSLLSAKDYSVKFQLFMYVAFIIAYAVKLPIFPLHTWLPDAHGEATAPVHMLLAGILLKMGGYAIIRMNVGMLPDAHAIFAPVLIIFGIINIIYAALTSFAQRNLKRKIAYSSISHMGFVIIGLASFTNLGLSGAVLQMVSHGLIGASLFFLVGATYDRTHTLILNEMGGVGKKMPKIFAMFTACSLASLALPGMSGFVAELMVFVGFATSDAYSFTFKLITVILMAVGVVLTPIYLLSMLREIFYGPENHDLVEHEKLIDAEPREVFIIACLLVPIIGFGLYPKLLTQIYDATTLALTDTLRERAFVSSEKAPPLALLPAFQAPDIPTQP; translated from the coding sequence ATGGAACTTGCTCAATTTCCCTGGTTGACCGTTACAGTGCTGCTTCCCATTACCGCAGCACTGTTGATCCCTTTTATTCCAGATAAAGACGGACGCACTGTGCGGTGGTACGCCTTGACTGTAGGACTCATCGATTTTGTCCTGCTGGTTGCTGCCTTTTACCTGGAATATGACTTCAGCGGTTCGGGTTTACAGCTCGTTGAGAGCTACACATGGGTATCACAACTAGATTTGAAATGGTCCGTGGGTGCTGATGGTCTATCCATGCCACTGATTTTGCTAACAGGGTTCATCACTACCTTGGCAATTCTGGCATCCTGGCCCGTAACCCTGAAACCAAAGCTTTTCTATTTTTTAATGCTAGCGATGTACAGCGGCCAGCTGGGGGTGTTTGCGGTACAGGATATGCTGCTCTTTTTCTTTATGTGGGAACTTGAGCTCATTCCGGTTTACCTGTTGCTGTCAATTTGGGGCGGAAAAAAGCGTCTCTATGCAGCCACCAAGTTTATTCTCTACACGGCAGGGGGATCCCTCTTTATCTTAGTGGCGGCGCTGGCAATGGCCTTCTATGGCGATGCTGTCACCTTCGATATGAGTTTGCTGTCGGCTAAGGACTATAGCGTCAAGTTTCAGCTCTTCATGTATGTGGCGTTTATCATTGCTTATGCCGTTAAACTCCCTATCTTTCCGCTACACACTTGGCTGCCGGATGCCCACGGTGAGGCAACCGCTCCCGTTCATATGCTGCTGGCAGGGATCTTGCTCAAAATGGGAGGGTACGCCATCATTCGTATGAACGTAGGGATGCTACCCGATGCCCATGCCATCTTCGCCCCTGTACTCATCATTTTCGGCATTATCAATATTATCTACGCGGCACTAACCTCCTTTGCCCAGCGCAACTTGAAGCGCAAGATTGCATATTCCTCGATTTCTCACATGGGATTTGTGATTATTGGCCTAGCGTCCTTTACGAATCTGGGGCTGAGTGGTGCGGTACTGCAGATGGTCTCCCATGGGTTAATTGGGGCAAGTCTGTTTTTCTTGGTGGGAGCAACCTACGATCGCACCCATACTCTCATCCTCAATGAAATGGGTGGCGTTGGGAAAAAAATGCCGAAGATCTTTGCGATGTTTACCGCTTGCTCATTGGCCTCGCTGGCGCTTCCTGGCATGAGTGGTTTTGTTGCAGAATTGATGGTGTTTGTAGGGTTTGCGACCAGTGACGCTTACTCTTTTACCTTCAAGCTCATTACGGTCATTCTGATGGCGGTAGGGGTAGTCTTAACCCCGATCTACTTGCTGTCTATGCTCCGGGAAATTTTCTATGGCCCTGAGAATCATGACTTGGTAGAACACGAAAAGCTCATTGATGCGGAGCCCCGTGAGGTCTTCATCATTGCATGTTTGTTGGTGCCTATCATCGGCTTTGGGCTGTATCCAAAATTGCTCACTCAAATCTATGACGCGACCACCCTGGCATTAACCGATACGCTCAGAGAGCGCGCCTTCGTGTCCTCTGAAAAGGCGCCTCCTCTGGCATTATTGCCTGCCTTTCAAGCCCCTGACATTCCAACTCAGCCGTAG
- a CDS encoding trypsin-like peptidase domain-containing protein, which produces MQNPWLRFVRSGTCVFTALGLTLLGAAPARSSANPASTAPLRPTATLAQNIDEETNIQVYEAASPAVVAIEVGDSGAAGSGSIVASTGLVLTNAHVVGNARVARVRLADGREFTGDVVGYADDRIDLAAIQLRGNPTGLPTIQVAPPNSVRVGQRAFAIGNPFGLAGTFTVGIVSRIDPERGLIQTDAAINPGNSGGPLLDSNGRLIGVNTSIFTTESSGGNIGIGFAIPMQEVQPFLTAVRNGTASTTASAAGGRGSRGPESIALNNTVAGQLGSSSDVLPDGSYFNAYVFEGRQGQRIQIEMVSQELDPYLILLSQDGDALYLADDDSAGNYNARLETTLPVDGAYVIIANSYAEGQEGRYDLSLSEVGDYILRQTGSLTTGDAIAPDGTLFDSYPLEGQAGQAVTITLESQEFDTYLALVDDAGRVIAENDDISSNNTNSQVTSTLPATGSYVIIVNGYSTADQGSYTLTVR; this is translated from the coding sequence ATGCAGAATCCGTGGCTTCGTTTTGTTCGCTCAGGAACCTGTGTATTCACAGCTTTGGGGTTAACCCTCTTAGGAGCAGCACCCGCTCGATCTTCAGCAAACCCAGCAAGTACTGCGCCTCTCAGGCCGACTGCTACGCTGGCGCAAAACATAGATGAAGAGACCAATATTCAGGTCTACGAGGCTGCCAGTCCAGCAGTTGTAGCGATTGAGGTTGGAGATTCCGGAGCCGCGGGTAGTGGAAGTATCGTGGCATCAACAGGCTTAGTGTTGACGAATGCCCATGTCGTTGGCAACGCTCGGGTCGCTCGCGTCCGCTTGGCAGATGGGCGAGAATTTACAGGTGATGTGGTGGGGTATGCCGACGATCGCATAGATTTAGCCGCGATCCAATTGCGCGGTAATCCAACCGGGTTGCCAACCATTCAGGTAGCCCCCCCTAATTCTGTGCGGGTAGGGCAGCGGGCGTTTGCTATTGGTAATCCATTTGGGTTGGCAGGGACCTTTACCGTGGGGATTGTCAGCCGCATTGATCCTGAAAGGGGACTAATACAAACGGATGCTGCTATTAACCCTGGCAACTCGGGTGGTCCATTGCTAGATAGCAATGGACGTTTAATCGGAGTCAATACTTCAATCTTTACAACGGAAAGCAGTGGAGGCAATATCGGCATTGGCTTTGCCATTCCCATGCAAGAAGTGCAGCCTTTTCTAACTGCAGTCCGCAATGGCACAGCATCAACCACTGCCAGCGCTGCCGGAGGGCGTGGGAGCCGTGGACCTGAGAGCATTGCCTTAAATAATACCGTCGCTGGGCAGCTGGGCAGCAGTAGTGACGTGTTACCTGACGGCAGTTACTTTAATGCCTATGTGTTTGAGGGGCGTCAAGGCCAGCGAATACAAATCGAGATGGTCAGCCAAGAGTTAGATCCTTACTTGATTTTACTGAGCCAGGATGGCGATGCCCTCTACTTAGCAGATGATGACAGTGCGGGCAACTACAATGCGCGATTGGAAACTACGCTGCCTGTAGACGGGGCTTATGTCATCATTGCCAATTCTTACGCTGAAGGCCAAGAAGGTCGCTATGATCTCAGTCTGAGCGAGGTGGGGGACTATATTCTGCGTCAGACTGGAAGCCTAACAACGGGCGACGCGATCGCTCCCGATGGCACTTTATTTGATAGCTATCCCTTGGAGGGACAAGCGGGCCAGGCCGTCACCATTACGTTAGAAAGCCAAGAGTTTGACACCTATTTAGCGCTAGTAGATGACGCTGGCCGTGTCATAGCGGAGAATGACGACATCAGCAGCAATAACACAAACTCTCAGGTAACGAGCACGTTACCGGCTACTGGCTCCTACGTCATCATTGTGAATGGCTATTCAACAGCTGATCAGGGCAGCTATACGCTGACTGTTCGCTAG
- a CDS encoding chlorophyll A-B-binding protein, with translation MQDSPERSPSEDAAIDSADQADVPETATAQATAPSLGWNSYAERINGRFAMIGFVALLVLELFTRQDFFTWLGF, from the coding sequence ATGCAAGATTCCCCCGAAAGGTCTCCCTCTGAGGATGCCGCAATTGACAGCGCCGACCAGGCTGATGTTCCCGAAACAGCCACTGCTCAAGCGACGGCTCCGTCCTTAGGCTGGAATAGCTATGCAGAGCGCATCAATGGCCGCTTTGCCATGATTGGATTTGTGGCTTTACTGGTCCTAGAGCTATTCACGCGCCAAGACTTTTTTACGTGGCTTGGATTCTAG
- a CDS encoding DUF3326 domain-containing protein, with protein sequence MSQRPYTAVLIVPTGVGAAIGGYAGDALPVARAIAQVAETVITHPNVMNGAQLYWPLPNALYVEGYGLDQFAAGQWGLRPVHQNRIGLLLDAGIEESLRWRHVQAADAARATLGLDISDCLVTDAPVGVTLSVADSGATWGTVKDPGTLLRGAEKLLKQGADAIAIVARFPDDEGSDALQNYRQGQGVDPLAGAEAVISHLIVRAFQVPCAHAPALNPLPLDPTVSPKSAAEEIGYTFLPCVLAGLSRAPQFITATPPPSDQIWNTQVDAVIVPATAFGGKGVLSFGNTGAQIIAVEENHTTLSVPSESLGLRSIRVRSYLEAIGVMVAHKAGISARTLAPNLQPLIPIVQ encoded by the coding sequence GTGTCCCAACGCCCATATACGGCTGTTCTCATTGTGCCAACAGGGGTAGGAGCTGCGATCGGGGGCTATGCCGGAGATGCGCTGCCTGTGGCTCGGGCGATCGCCCAAGTGGCAGAGACGGTGATTACTCACCCCAACGTCATGAATGGGGCACAGCTGTATTGGCCTTTACCCAATGCTCTCTACGTGGAGGGATATGGGCTGGATCAGTTCGCAGCTGGACAGTGGGGATTGCGTCCCGTTCATCAAAATCGTATTGGTCTTCTTCTGGATGCTGGCATAGAGGAATCTCTACGCTGGCGACACGTGCAGGCAGCAGATGCGGCACGGGCGACGCTGGGGCTAGATATCTCCGATTGCCTTGTCACCGATGCTCCTGTAGGGGTTACCCTAAGCGTTGCTGACTCTGGGGCAACCTGGGGCACAGTCAAAGATCCAGGGACGTTGCTGCGGGGCGCAGAGAAATTGTTAAAGCAGGGCGCAGATGCGATCGCGATCGTGGCCCGTTTCCCAGACGACGAAGGATCCGATGCGCTGCAGAATTATCGGCAAGGGCAAGGTGTGGATCCCCTAGCAGGGGCCGAAGCCGTCATCAGTCACCTTATTGTGCGTGCCTTTCAGGTTCCCTGCGCCCATGCCCCCGCCTTGAATCCCCTACCCCTTGACCCCACCGTATCCCCGAAATCTGCGGCGGAGGAAATTGGGTACACCTTTTTGCCCTGTGTGTTAGCTGGACTCAGCCGTGCCCCCCAGTTCATCACTGCAACTCCCCCCCCATCAGACCAGATATGGAATACCCAGGTCGACGCCGTGATCGTCCCCGCTACTGCTTTTGGGGGGAAGGGGGTGCTGAGCTTTGGCAATACCGGTGCCCAAATCATTGCGGTTGAAGAAAATCACACAACCCTGAGCGTTCCCTCTGAATCATTGGGCCTGCGATCTATCCGGGTTCGATCTTATTTAGAAGCGATCGGGGTCATGGTTGCTCACAAAGCAGGTATTAGCGCTCGCACCTTGGCGCCTAACCTTCAGCCCTTGATTCCAATAGTCCAATAG
- a CDS encoding FIST C-terminal domain-containing protein, which translates to MQWGSALSTKSSLEAAVREVAEQAHSQLETLPDLGLVFISSVFASEYPRLLPLLQDVLRVPCLIGCSGGGVIGTLASKESYEIEQKPALSLCLATLPDVTVKSFYLKSDDLPDLDGPPDAWVEKVGVSPAENPKFILMADPFSSGINDLLQGLDFAYPGTVKVGGLASVSSFQRSSCLFYNDALYDEGVVGVALSGNIVLDAIVAQGCRPIGQTYRVLEGERNILLKLEEAESSGDEDPQTPLEILQGILQDLSEEDRQLAQHSLFIGVAQDGFKKTLHHGDFLIRNLLGVDPRIGAIAIGDRIRIGQRIQFHLRDARTSAEDLETLLARYRGEIDTQGVSPIGALMFSCMGRGEQLYQESHFDAHLFNRYLASVPLSGFFCGGEIGPIGNATFLHGYTSVLGICRPSEA; encoded by the coding sequence ATGCAGTGGGGTAGTGCCCTCTCAACAAAATCTTCCCTAGAGGCGGCGGTTCGAGAGGTGGCTGAACAGGCACATAGCCAACTCGAAACTTTGCCAGATCTGGGGTTGGTATTTATTTCATCTGTCTTTGCCAGCGAATATCCCCGACTGTTACCGCTGCTGCAGGATGTGCTTCGGGTGCCCTGTTTGATTGGATGTAGCGGCGGCGGTGTCATTGGTACTCTGGCATCGAAGGAGTCCTATGAGATTGAGCAGAAACCGGCTCTGAGTTTGTGCTTAGCTACCCTGCCAGATGTAACTGTCAAGAGTTTTTATCTCAAGAGCGACGACCTTCCGGACTTAGACGGCCCCCCAGATGCTTGGGTGGAAAAAGTCGGTGTTTCCCCAGCAGAGAATCCCAAATTCATTCTAATGGCGGATCCTTTTTCCTCGGGCATTAATGACTTGCTCCAAGGACTCGATTTTGCCTATCCAGGCACGGTCAAAGTGGGTGGATTAGCCAGCGTCAGTAGTTTTCAACGAAGCAGCTGTTTGTTTTATAACGATGCTTTGTACGATGAAGGGGTCGTCGGCGTGGCTTTGTCGGGCAATATTGTGCTGGATGCGATTGTGGCCCAAGGGTGTCGGCCGATTGGGCAAACCTATCGAGTGTTAGAAGGCGAGCGAAATATCCTACTCAAGCTTGAGGAAGCCGAGTCCTCGGGAGATGAGGATCCACAGACACCCCTCGAAATTCTGCAGGGTATCTTACAAGATCTCAGTGAAGAAGATCGCCAACTGGCCCAGCATTCTCTATTTATTGGGGTTGCCCAGGATGGCTTCAAGAAAACCCTTCACCATGGAGACTTCTTGATTCGAAATCTGTTAGGGGTTGATCCTCGCATTGGTGCGATCGCGATCGGCGATCGGATTCGCATTGGCCAACGCATTCAGTTCCACTTACGAGATGCTCGCACCTCCGCAGAGGATTTGGAAACCCTGCTAGCACGCTATCGAGGTGAAATCGACACTCAAGGCGTTTCCCCAATAGGTGCTCTAATGTTTTCTTGTATGGGGCGAGGAGAACAGCTATATCAAGAATCGCATTTTGATGCTCACCTGTTTAATCGTTACTTAGCTTCTGTCCCCCTCAGTGGCTTTTTCTGCGGGGGTGAAATTGGCCCGATTGGCAATGCCACATTTTTGCACGGATACACCTCCGTGCTTGGGATTTGCCGCCCCTCAGAAGCATAG
- a CDS encoding Calvin cycle protein CP12, translated as MSNIQEKIQKERETARDACDTSGSSSAECAAAWDVVEELQAEASHQRASEPQKSSFEEYCDANPEADECRVYED; from the coding sequence ATGAGCAACATTCAAGAAAAAATTCAAAAAGAAAGAGAAACTGCCCGCGATGCTTGTGACACCTCTGGCAGTAGTTCTGCTGAGTGCGCTGCTGCTTGGGATGTCGTCGAGGAACTACAGGCCGAGGCCTCTCATCAACGGGCAAGTGAGCCTCAGAAGTCTTCTTTTGAAGAGTATTGCGATGCCAATCCTGAAGCAGATGAATGTCGCGTCTACGAAGATTAG
- a CDS encoding Spx/MgsR family RNA polymerase-binding regulatory protein, with protein MTLQVYGIPNCGTCKKAFNWLANNDIEYTFIDTKTDPPTRTLIQDWVNTLGFKPMRNTSGQAYRALGDEKKDWGDDQWVAAFAENPMLLKRPLFIKEGKAVLVGFRAKEEDLQALLG; from the coding sequence ATGACGCTCCAGGTTTATGGCATTCCTAACTGTGGCACTTGCAAAAAAGCCTTCAACTGGTTAGCCAATAACGACATTGAGTACACATTTATTGACACGAAAACCGATCCCCCAACACGCACCCTGATTCAGGATTGGGTCAATACCCTGGGGTTCAAGCCAATGCGCAACACTTCTGGACAGGCGTATCGTGCCCTAGGAGACGAGAAAAAAGACTGGGGAGACGACCAGTGGGTTGCTGCCTTTGCCGAAAATCCGATGTTGCTTAAGCGCCCTTTATTTATCAAAGAGGGTAAAGCTGTCTTGGTAGGATTTCGCGCTAAAGAAGAAGACCTCCAGGCCCTACTGGGCTAG
- a CDS encoding helix-turn-helix transcriptional regulator: MGRAGRALKETLETYEISQNKLAVTLGMERTVVYRWVHERTDPTGETIVEIVRSLNQLDPDAAKAFIALYLVPVLNEF; encoded by the coding sequence ATGGGAAGAGCTGGGCGCGCCCTGAAGGAAACCCTAGAAACCTATGAAATCAGCCAGAATAAGCTGGCTGTCACCCTGGGCATGGAGCGCACGGTTGTCTATCGCTGGGTACATGAGCGTACAGATCCTACCGGCGAAACCATCGTAGAAATTGTGCGATCGCTCAATCAATTAGACCCAGATGCAGCCAAAGCCTTCATCGCGCTTTATTTAGTCCCCGTGCTGAATGAATTTTGA
- a CDS encoding 2TM domain-containing protein: MTEPTTAMASGQDNSDIYPSEDAQAILQIAIARQTEEGDLTRTQLLEIAEELGISATTLAEAEQEWQQRCLENADLKAFDEFQKQRFQSHLLRFIVLNTLLLTVNFMISGNLSWSLYILLFWGGAVGLHAWHTYRPNDPRYRQEFEKWRRRQQLKKSFNRLMDWLLGT; this comes from the coding sequence ATGACTGAGCCGACAACTGCAATGGCTTCTGGGCAAGACAATTCTGATATTTACCCCTCTGAAGACGCCCAGGCGATTCTTCAGATTGCGATCGCCCGACAAACTGAGGAGGGTGACCTCACCCGTACGCAGCTCCTTGAAATTGCTGAGGAACTGGGCATTTCAGCAACAACTCTGGCGGAAGCAGAGCAAGAATGGCAGCAGCGGTGCCTTGAGAATGCCGACCTGAAAGCCTTTGACGAATTTCAGAAACAGCGGTTTCAGAGTCACCTGCTACGGTTTATCGTGCTCAATACCCTGTTGCTGACCGTTAACTTTATGATCTCAGGAAACCTCTCCTGGTCACTGTACATTCTGCTGTTCTGGGGAGGGGCTGTCGGGTTACATGCCTGGCATACTTATCGCCCCAATGATCCCCGCTATCGCCAAGAGTTTGAGAAGTGGCGACGGCGACAGCAGCTTAAGAAATCATTCAATCGCTTGATGGACTGGCTTTTAGGGACTTAA
- a CDS encoding FecR domain-containing protein — protein MGRSSALSRLTLGAMFVTTVIGIAYVPALQAQSAGRWLEVRRLSGNVTTQVGSSRAARIGDRLSAAGHGLTTGRLSSANFTVDTGIGSLAVAQNTQMIVRQLATLSDGSRVTILDVPRGQVRIQARSFTHTNSRLELHTPSGVAAVRGTDFGIAVDEAGKTSVATLEGQVEVSAQSITVPVDAGEVSIIRPGEPPTSTRTLDRELDIQWQTQERRAHRLHISGRIDAANTLFLGAEELAVSRSGYFEGVVPLANRNRSVVFTVRNPLGESRTHRIRLWQLPDLDRNGSD, from the coding sequence ATGGGACGGTCAAGTGCCCTCAGTAGACTGACCTTGGGAGCGATGTTTGTGACAACGGTCATCGGTATCGCCTACGTGCCTGCCTTACAGGCCCAGTCTGCAGGACGTTGGTTGGAAGTGCGACGGCTATCCGGGAATGTGACGACCCAAGTGGGTAGCAGTCGGGCGGCGCGAATTGGCGATCGCCTCTCGGCAGCAGGCCATGGCCTGACCACAGGACGCCTGTCTAGCGCGAACTTTACAGTCGATACCGGCATCGGCTCTTTAGCAGTGGCTCAAAATACCCAGATGATTGTGCGGCAGTTGGCGACCCTATCTGATGGGTCACGGGTGACGATTCTAGATGTGCCGCGCGGTCAGGTTCGCATCCAGGCGCGCTCGTTTACCCATACCAATTCGCGTCTAGAACTCCATACCCCCAGTGGTGTAGCTGCCGTGCGGGGGACAGATTTCGGCATTGCTGTTGACGAAGCAGGAAAGACTAGCGTTGCCACCCTCGAAGGGCAGGTTGAGGTCAGTGCTCAGTCTATTACGGTTCCCGTCGATGCAGGAGAAGTTTCCATTATTCGGCCTGGAGAGCCTCCGACCTCGACCCGCACGCTGGATCGAGAACTGGATATCCAATGGCAGACTCAAGAGCGGCGAGCACATCGATTGCACATATCGGGCCGTATTGATGCGGCCAATACCCTCTTCCTAGGGGCAGAAGAACTTGCCGTCAGCCGCAGTGGATATTTTGAGGGGGTTGTTCCCTTAGCCAACCGTAATCGTAGCGTGGTGTTTACGGTACGGAACCCCCTCGGGGAATCCCGCACGCATCGGATTCGCCTGTGGCAATTGCCTGACTTAGATCGAAATGGCAGCGATTAA